In a genomic window of Planctomicrobium piriforme:
- a CDS encoding OmpP1/FadL family transporter: MGRSPAVLLAFSLLLLTVRGAVADGIILNGVSPRSIGRGGTNIAHSDNGGLIFDNPAGIAAVQGNGLFDIGVDTLITDFSYSDPANATSYANSATPLPQISLVRKSEDGRWAYGIGLFTPAGFSESYRLEGPPPLGGPQLYESFGALMKILPALAWQPTEGLRFGGTLGVGINHTELQAPYFLQDPTPYQGLPMLLDMQGSGAALVWSVGMQYDVTEATTLGVTYQSASDFHLSGPASVTVPGLGTSRYDASMNIVFPQSVGWGVKHKLAKRHTLSTDLIWYDWSTAFDELSLSFSNPSTPGFPPVAEHVPLNWRDSLSVRLGYEWDLETMGIVRFGYVYHRNPIPDNTLTPLIQATMQNGFSTGYGFQFKNWDLDLAYMFMFGPRQNVSNSVFIGNDFDGSSTTAQTHAIAVSAIRRF, from the coding sequence ATGGGACGTTCGCCTGCGGTCCTGCTTGCGTTCTCGCTACTCCTGTTGACTGTGCGCGGCGCTGTCGCGGACGGGATTATTCTCAATGGGGTCTCTCCCCGATCAATTGGTCGCGGCGGAACGAACATCGCCCATAGCGACAACGGCGGTCTGATCTTCGACAACCCCGCCGGCATCGCTGCCGTCCAAGGGAACGGGCTGTTCGATATCGGCGTCGATACGCTGATTACCGACTTCAGCTATTCCGATCCCGCCAACGCCACGTCCTATGCGAATTCGGCGACTCCGTTGCCGCAGATCTCGTTAGTTCGAAAGTCCGAAGACGGCAGGTGGGCTTACGGCATCGGGCTGTTCACGCCCGCGGGGTTCTCGGAGTCTTATCGTCTGGAAGGTCCCCCTCCGTTGGGCGGCCCGCAACTTTACGAGTCGTTCGGGGCGCTGATGAAAATTCTGCCGGCGCTCGCCTGGCAGCCGACCGAAGGCCTGCGATTCGGAGGAACGTTGGGGGTCGGAATCAACCATACAGAACTGCAGGCGCCCTACTTTCTGCAAGACCCGACCCCTTATCAGGGGCTGCCCATGCTGCTGGACATGCAGGGGAGCGGAGCCGCATTGGTGTGGTCAGTTGGGATGCAGTATGACGTGACGGAGGCGACGACGCTGGGGGTCACTTATCAAAGCGCCAGCGATTTTCATCTGAGCGGACCGGCCAGCGTCACGGTGCCAGGCCTGGGAACAAGCCGCTACGACGCCAGCATGAACATCGTGTTTCCGCAATCCGTCGGCTGGGGCGTCAAGCACAAGCTGGCGAAGCGGCATACGCTGTCGACCGACCTCATCTGGTACGACTGGTCCACCGCTTTTGATGAACTCAGCCTGAGCTTCTCGAATCCCTCGACCCCCGGCTTTCCGCCCGTCGCCGAACATGTCCCTCTCAACTGGCGGGACAGCCTCTCAGTCCGGCTCGGATACGAATGGGATCTCGAAACGATGGGTATCGTGCGCTTCGGGTACGTCTACCATCGCAATCCCATCCCCGACAACACGCTCACGCCGCTCATTCAGGCGACGATGCAGAACGGCTTCTCGACCGGCTACGGCTTCCAGTTCAAGAACTGGGATCTGGACCTCGCGTACATGTTCATGTTCGGGCCGCGGCAGAACGTTTCGAACAGCGTCTTCATCGGGAACGACTTCGACGGCAGCAGCACGACCGCTCAAACACACGCCATCGCCGTCAGCGCCATTCGACGCTTCTAA
- a CDS encoding HD domain-containing phosphohydrolase, translating into MNILVADDDPSMIALLTNALEAFGYDVTVANDGNEAFHLLRTGKYRLFISDWQMPGMTGLELCREIRRRGAGGYIYIILLTSFSGLDGVVQGLDAGADDFIAKPFNPSELLVRIRAGQRILNLESRELTIFALAKLAESRDQETGDHLERMREYVKILAEELSQYDDFWGIIDGDYINLLYLTSPLHDIGKVAIPDSILLKPGRLTAEEFEVMKTHTTLGARTLADVAECHPNASYLQMAMDIALTHHERWDGGGYPHGLKGTEIPLCGRITAIADVYDALTSNRVYKEAYSHEVAREIIERDRGTHFDPQLVDAFLHAEEKFLEIKNQMRSSLHLSIP; encoded by the coding sequence ATGAACATTCTCGTGGCTGACGATGATCCCAGCATGATCGCCCTGCTGACGAACGCTCTTGAAGCGTTCGGTTACGACGTGACCGTCGCGAATGACGGCAACGAAGCGTTCCATCTACTCCGCACCGGCAAGTATCGGCTGTTCATTTCCGACTGGCAGATGCCCGGCATGACCGGCCTGGAACTCTGCCGCGAAATCCGCCGCCGCGGTGCTGGCGGATACATTTATATCATCCTGCTGACATCATTCTCAGGCCTCGACGGCGTTGTGCAGGGTCTCGATGCCGGCGCCGACGACTTCATCGCCAAGCCCTTTAATCCCAGTGAGCTGCTCGTGCGGATTCGCGCCGGGCAGCGGATTTTGAATCTCGAAAGCCGCGAGCTGACGATCTTCGCTCTTGCCAAACTCGCCGAGTCCCGCGACCAGGAAACGGGCGACCATCTGGAACGGATGCGGGAGTACGTCAAGATCCTCGCCGAAGAGCTGTCACAGTACGACGATTTCTGGGGCATCATCGACGGCGACTACATCAACCTGCTGTATCTCACCAGTCCCCTGCACGATATCGGTAAGGTCGCCATTCCCGACAGCATTTTGCTGAAGCCGGGCCGGCTGACGGCGGAAGAGTTCGAGGTGATGAAGACCCATACGACATTGGGCGCCAGAACATTGGCCGACGTCGCCGAGTGTCATCCCAACGCGAGCTATCTGCAGATGGCAATGGATATCGCCCTTACGCATCACGAACGCTGGGACGGAGGGGGCTATCCGCATGGCTTGAAGGGAACCGAGATCCCGCTTTGCGGACGCATCACTGCCATCGCCGACGTTTACGATGCGCTCACGAGCAATCGCGTTTATAAAGAAGCCTACTCGCACGAAGTCGCTCGTGAGATTATCGAGCGAGATCGGGGCACGCATTTTGACCCGCAGCTTGTCGACGCATTCCTGCACGCGGAAGAGAAGTTTCTGGAAATCAAAAACCAGATGCGGTCGAGCCTGCACCTGTCAATTCCGTAA
- a CDS encoding Hpt domain-containing protein gives MSAEHLQHVACHDDLLAVVAEPSLDLPQLLARCLGNLALANRLIQALQGSVTQLQQQLQQAVANSDLAQTALLAHRLRGEAANLGAARIRDAAAQLESAGRSGDLSLVRETFTTLETACRHFLSQPLPEAAASDVGQSLTRTLQNRGRLLR, from the coding sequence ATGTCGGCAGAACATCTTCAACATGTTGCCTGTCACGACGACCTCCTCGCCGTTGTCGCAGAACCGTCGCTTGATCTTCCCCAATTGTTAGCGCGGTGCCTGGGGAATCTGGCGCTGGCGAATCGTCTCATCCAGGCGCTCCAGGGGAGCGTCACCCAACTGCAACAGCAGTTGCAACAGGCTGTCGCCAACTCCGATCTGGCGCAGACCGCGCTGCTGGCACATCGGCTGAGGGGCGAAGCCGCCAATCTGGGAGCCGCCCGCATTCGCGATGCCGCCGCTCAACTGGAGTCGGCCGGGCGAAGCGGCGACCTGTCCCTGGTGCGTGAGACGTTTACAACACTCGAAACAGCTTGCCGGCATTTTCTGTCCCAGCCTTTGCCGGAAGCGGCCGCCAGCGATGTGGGACAATCTCTGACACGCACTCTTCAAAATCGAGGGCGACTGCTTCGATGA